The following proteins come from a genomic window of Tepidiforma thermophila:
- the pth gene encoding aminoacyl-tRNA hydrolase, which translates to MPFRRSPAAPGPRFAADWLVVGLGNPGEEYARTRHNVGFWVINRLAKRVGTQPKSVGSLLHIGVGTLQGQRVALVKPKTYMNASGRAVAQALQWTGCTLARTIVVYDELDLPVGQLRVRAGGGHGGHNGLKSIAQHAGLDFIRVRIGIGRPTVDGEPSWDPDIVADWVLSPPAPADRELLEAAADRAADAVETIIASGVEAAAAAFNRKV; encoded by the coding sequence ATGCCGTTCCGCAGGAGCCCCGCCGCGCCCGGACCGCGCTTCGCCGCCGACTGGCTCGTCGTCGGCCTCGGCAACCCCGGCGAAGAGTACGCCCGGACGCGCCATAACGTCGGCTTCTGGGTCATCAACCGCCTTGCAAAACGCGTCGGCACCCAGCCGAAGTCCGTCGGCTCTCTCCTCCACATCGGCGTCGGCACCCTGCAGGGCCAGCGGGTCGCCCTCGTCAAGCCCAAGACGTACATGAATGCCAGCGGCCGGGCCGTCGCCCAGGCGCTCCAGTGGACCGGCTGCACCCTCGCCCGCACCATCGTCGTCTACGACGAACTCGACCTCCCGGTCGGCCAGCTCCGCGTCCGTGCCGGCGGCGGCCACGGCGGCCACAACGGCCTCAAAAGCATCGCCCAGCACGCCGGCCTCGACTTCATCCGCGTCCGCATCGGCATCGGCCGCCCCACCGTCGACGGCGAGCCCTCCTGGGACCCCGACATCGTCGCTGACTGGGTCCTCTCGCCGCCCGCTCCCGCCGACCGCGAACTCCTCGAAGCTGCCGCCGACCGCGCCGCCGATGCCGTCGAAACCATCATCGCCTCCGGCGTCGAGGCTGCCGCAGCTGCCTTTAATCGCAAGGTCTGA
- a CDS encoding 30S ribosomal protein S1, translating into MSADTAQPTTPPEAEMDMGALLDLEAAQSGGGQLRRGEIIEGMVMGASPDGLIVDVGTKMEAVIPHNEMLSLGIDGASRLKTGDTVRVMVLQPSTAEGHAIVSLDRARGEEGWETLQKRFESGEIFEAQVTGHNRGGLLVNVDGVNAFVPLSQVESVRRDDPDAANQLASLVGQVIKLKVVELNRKRNRVILSERAAMAEIRKEQKDRVLEELEEGQIRTGRVSSITDFGVFIDLGGADGLAHMTELTWERGKKAKDLFQVGDEVQAYVLKVDRENKKISLSLKRAQPERWDTTVDRLVIGQILIGRVTKLMPFGAFVRLEGPVEGLIHISELSNRRIQHPKEVVKEGDVVPVKLVRIEKDRHRLGLSLRQARSDAEAMGFVFDANGSVIDYPDDVREQFGLPPRDTSAQPARREPRTAQEAIEQAVARDPEPMSAFAAAFAQALENAEAGNGIAETVAQVAGLAPKDETPAPAEASAPAPAAAEEAAEAAPPAEAQAAADSGAGDTETRVSTGETSPDQMPHNNDEGSETAPAEAPAATEEETADGS; encoded by the coding sequence TTGTCAGCAGATACCGCCCAGCCCACCACCCCCCCTGAAGCCGAAATGGACATGGGGGCCCTCCTCGACCTCGAAGCCGCCCAGTCCGGGGGCGGCCAGCTTCGCCGTGGCGAAATTATCGAGGGCATGGTGATGGGCGCCTCGCCCGATGGCCTGATCGTCGATGTCGGCACCAAGATGGAGGCCGTCATCCCCCACAACGAAATGCTGTCTCTTGGCATCGACGGCGCCAGCCGCCTCAAAACCGGCGACACCGTCCGTGTCATGGTCCTCCAGCCCTCCACCGCCGAAGGCCACGCCATCGTCTCCCTCGACCGCGCCCGTGGCGAAGAGGGCTGGGAAACCCTCCAGAAGCGGTTCGAATCCGGCGAAATCTTCGAAGCCCAGGTCACCGGTCACAACCGCGGAGGCCTCCTCGTCAACGTCGACGGCGTCAACGCCTTCGTCCCGCTCTCGCAGGTCGAATCCGTCCGCCGCGATGACCCCGACGCCGCCAACCAGCTCGCCAGCCTCGTCGGCCAGGTCATCAAGCTCAAGGTCGTCGAACTCAACCGCAAGCGGAACCGCGTCATCCTCTCCGAGCGCGCCGCCATGGCCGAAATCCGCAAGGAGCAAAAGGACCGCGTCCTGGAGGAGCTCGAAGAGGGCCAGATCCGCACCGGCCGCGTCTCCTCCATCACCGACTTTGGCGTCTTCATCGACCTCGGCGGCGCCGACGGCCTCGCCCACATGACCGAGCTCACCTGGGAGCGCGGCAAGAAAGCAAAAGACCTCTTCCAGGTCGGCGACGAAGTCCAGGCCTACGTCCTCAAGGTCGACCGCGAGAACAAAAAGATCTCGCTCTCGCTCAAGCGCGCCCAGCCCGAGCGCTGGGACACGACCGTCGACCGGCTCGTCATCGGCCAGATCCTCATCGGCCGCGTCACGAAGCTCATGCCCTTCGGCGCCTTCGTCCGCCTGGAAGGCCCGGTCGAAGGGCTCATTCACATCTCCGAGCTCTCCAACCGGCGCATCCAGCACCCGAAGGAAGTCGTCAAGGAAGGCGACGTTGTGCCGGTCAAGCTGGTCCGCATCGAAAAGGACCGCCACCGCCTTGGCCTGAGCCTCCGCCAGGCCCGCAGCGATGCCGAAGCCATGGGCTTCGTCTTCGACGCCAACGGCTCCGTCATCGATTACCCCGACGACGTGCGCGAGCAGTTCGGCCTCCCGCCGCGCGACACCTCTGCCCAGCCCGCCCGGCGCGAGCCGCGCACCGCGCAGGAGGCCATCGAACAGGCCGTTGCCCGCGACCCCGAGCCGATGTCAGCCTTCGCCGCTGCCTTCGCGCAGGCCCTCGAAAACGCCGAGGCCGGCAACGGCATCGCCGAGACGGTCGCCCAGGTCGCCGGCCTCGCGCCGAAAGATGAGACCCCGGCTCCAGCCGAGGCGTCCGCCCCTGCCCCGGCAGCCGCCGAAGAGGCGGCCGAAGCGGCACCCCCTGCCGAGGCCCAGGCGGCCGCTGACTCCGGGGCCGGCGACACCGAAACTCGGGTTTCCACCGGGGAGACGTCCCCCGATCAAATGCCGCACAATAATGATGAGGGGTCGGAAACGGCCCCCGCCGAAGCACCAGCCGCAACAGAGGAGGAAACTGCTGACGGCTCCTAG
- a CDS encoding 4Fe-4S dicluster domain-containing protein has translation MAYVITEPCIDVQDQACVEVCPVDCIHFDEGEDRMLYINPDECIDCGACEPACPVTAIFAEDDVPADRAVYKEINVLWYSDKAAARAKVNELKPPA, from the coding sequence ATGGCCTACGTAATCACGGAACCCTGCATTGACGTCCAGGACCAGGCATGCGTCGAGGTCTGCCCGGTCGACTGCATCCACTTCGACGAAGGCGAGGACCGGATGCTGTACATCAACCCTGACGAGTGCATCGACTGCGGTGCATGCGAGCCTGCCTGCCCCGTGACGGCGATCTTTGCGGAGGATGACGTGCCGGCGGACCGCGCGGTGTACAAGGAGATCAACGTGCTCTGGTACAGCGACAAGGCGGCGGCGCGCGCGAAGGTGAACGAGCTCAAGCCCCCGGCCTGA
- a CDS encoding AAA family ATPase, with amino-acid sequence MQWRAVSRLVGAPPGYVGYDDGGQLTDTVRRKSYCLVLLDEIEKAHPEVFNLLLQIFDEGRLSDAKGRKVDFRNTIIIMTSNVGSDLIKKDTSLGFATTTDEVKTHEERYQRMKEKVLTELKNVFKPEFLNRIDSTVVFRSLTKEDIRKIVDNELKKVEKTLNQKGVRLEVTEAGKDWLGEKGYDPVFGARPLRRVIQDNIEDRLSEMLLAGEFTSGDIVRIDAQDGQLKIEPVREPAPVA; translated from the coding sequence GTGCAGTGGAGAGCCGTCTCGCGGCTCGTCGGCGCGCCCCCCGGCTACGTCGGCTACGACGACGGCGGCCAGCTCACCGATACCGTCCGCCGCAAGAGCTACTGCCTCGTCCTCCTCGACGAAATCGAAAAGGCGCACCCCGAAGTCTTCAACCTGCTCCTGCAAATCTTCGATGAGGGCCGCCTCTCCGATGCCAAAGGGCGGAAGGTCGACTTCCGCAACACCATCATCATCATGACCTCCAACGTCGGGTCCGACCTCATCAAGAAGGACACCTCCCTCGGCTTCGCAACGACCACCGATGAGGTCAAGACCCACGAAGAGCGCTACCAGCGCATGAAGGAGAAGGTCCTCACCGAGCTGAAGAACGTCTTCAAGCCCGAGTTCCTCAACCGCATCGACAGCACCGTCGTCTTCCGCTCCCTCACCAAGGAAGACATCCGGAAGATCGTCGACAACGAACTCAAGAAGGTCGAGAAGACGCTCAATCAGAAGGGTGTCCGCCTCGAAGTTACCGAGGCCGGCAAAGACTGGCTCGGCGAAAAGGGTTACGACCCGGTCTTCGGTGCCCGGCCGCTCCGCCGCGTCATCCAGGACAACATCGAAGACCGCCTCAGCGAGATGCTCCTCGCCGGCGAGTTCACCAGCGGCGATATCGTCCGCATCGATGCCCAGGACGGCCAGCTCAAGATCGAGCCTGTGCGCGAACCCGCTCCGGTGGCATAA
- a CDS encoding CehA/McbA family metallohydrolase translates to MLIDIHSHTWPRSHDSVLNPDDLIVRAKAAGLDAIVFTEHDTVWDYKAIEELRAKHNFLVLAGVEISTDDGHILAFGIDKYVFGMHRSRELAAYVEKVNGALIAAHPYRRQMPWFSRNDDEYRAALEKAARNPAYQYVQGLEEMNGRGSDKENEFSQRLCEMMHLPGTGGTDSHAISDIGKCATYFEREIRDERELIEELRAGRFYAVDLRTGKPIAVRDARRERMRE, encoded by the coding sequence ATGCTCATCGACATCCACAGCCACACGTGGCCGCGGTCGCACGACAGCGTTTTGAACCCGGACGACCTGATTGTCCGGGCGAAGGCGGCAGGGCTGGACGCGATTGTCTTCACCGAGCACGACACGGTATGGGACTACAAGGCGATCGAGGAGCTGCGGGCGAAGCACAACTTCCTGGTGCTCGCCGGGGTGGAGATTTCGACCGACGACGGGCACATCCTGGCGTTCGGCATTGATAAGTACGTGTTCGGGATGCACCGGTCGCGGGAGCTGGCGGCGTACGTGGAGAAGGTGAACGGGGCGCTGATTGCGGCGCACCCGTATCGGCGGCAGATGCCGTGGTTTTCGCGGAACGACGATGAGTACCGTGCAGCGCTGGAGAAGGCCGCGCGGAACCCGGCGTACCAGTACGTGCAGGGGCTGGAGGAGATGAACGGGCGGGGTTCGGACAAGGAGAACGAGTTCTCGCAGCGGCTGTGCGAGATGATGCACCTGCCGGGGACGGGCGGGACCGATTCCCACGCGATCTCGGACATTGGCAAGTGCGCGACGTATTTTGAGCGGGAGATCCGGGACGAGCGGGAGCTGATCGAGGAGCTGCGCGCCGGGCGGTTCTATGCGGTGGACCTGCGGACGGGGAAGCCGATCGCGGTGCGCGATGCGCGCCGGGAGCGGATGCGGGAGTAA
- a CDS encoding sigma factor-like helix-turn-helix DNA-binding protein, with the protein MIPVPVSSHDDTLERVATIFPPPMSGTLLPCLRLDTTISPANTRPNAYRDGLVLGDLLPSPASPDPAALAEARAVSEAVDEVLATLDARARAVIELRFGFVGPPLTLEQIGRRFDLTRERIRQIETKALKAIAPRLATALGMPLPVRATASPNGAGPGPGTLPRTSPALHHPAAVPVPAAAPFPHTSPPVVPAPAQAAPPPAAPPLHPEPPRPLVSLRLPPAPRPPAAPVPASAEDRLFESLLQPWQHVPPPPAPRPGARSAPAPPAPDAAPSASRPVTAPAVPGLPAGLPLESWLEDWRERGFTVLDERTRGGGIWVRDAGMTLAAEIEHLRREGTWFRFAEHRPAGFWGWLLSPAS; encoded by the coding sequence GTGATTCCCGTGCCGGTCAGCTCACACGACGACACCCTCGAACGCGTCGCCACCATCTTTCCACCGCCGATGAGCGGCACCCTCCTCCCCTGCCTGCGGCTCGATACCACCATCTCCCCCGCGAACACACGGCCCAATGCCTACCGCGATGGGCTGGTCCTCGGCGACCTCCTCCCCTCGCCGGCCTCCCCCGACCCCGCCGCCCTCGCCGAGGCCCGTGCCGTGTCCGAAGCGGTCGACGAGGTCCTCGCAACCCTCGATGCCCGCGCCCGCGCTGTCATCGAGCTCCGCTTCGGCTTCGTCGGCCCCCCGCTGACCCTCGAGCAGATTGGCCGCCGCTTCGACCTCACCCGCGAGCGCATCCGCCAGATAGAGACAAAGGCCCTCAAGGCGATCGCTCCGAGGCTCGCCACCGCCCTGGGGATGCCCCTCCCCGTCAGGGCGACCGCCTCCCCGAACGGCGCCGGCCCCGGGCCAGGCACCCTGCCCCGGACTTCGCCCGCCCTGCACCATCCCGCTGCCGTGCCCGTGCCGGCCGCGGCCCCCTTTCCCCACACCAGCCCGCCGGTGGTGCCCGCCCCGGCGCAGGCAGCCCCGCCGCCCGCAGCTCCGCCCCTCCACCCCGAACCGCCGCGCCCGCTGGTCTCGCTGCGCCTGCCGCCCGCGCCGCGGCCCCCGGCAGCGCCGGTGCCGGCCTCCGCCGAGGACCGCCTCTTCGAGAGCCTCCTCCAGCCCTGGCAGCATGTCCCGCCTCCCCCGGCGCCGCGTCCGGGCGCTCGCAGCGCTCCGGCGCCGCCAGCCCCGGACGCGGCGCCCTCCGCGTCCCGCCCGGTCACCGCCCCTGCCGTGCCCGGTCTCCCCGCCGGCCTCCCGCTCGAAAGCTGGCTCGAAGACTGGCGGGAACGCGGCTTCACGGTCCTCGATGAGCGCACCCGTGGCGGCGGCATCTGGGTCCGCGACGCCGGCATGACCCTCGCCGCCGAAATCGAGCACCTCCGCCGCGAAGGCACCTGGTTCCGCTTCGCCGAACACCGGCCCGCCGGCTTCTGGGGATGGTTGCTCAGCCCCGCATCCTGA
- a CDS encoding DinB family protein, whose protein sequence is MATREQVDELLAKMAAERASLIRVAEGLSPEDALRVPVDAEGEEQWTALEQLAHLCEMERTYDAWVRAALREENPDLSKVPWQTVPIPVEEANRYTVADLLRQLELERQYTLGLIDGMRLEDFDRVATSPMFGTLTVLQWLRSFYRHDRQHTAQILGRQSDYQPNFKGREPNQRRARLELVARRQQGLG, encoded by the coding sequence ATGGCGACGCGTGAGCAGGTGGATGAGCTGCTGGCGAAGATGGCGGCGGAGCGTGCGAGCCTGATCCGGGTGGCGGAAGGGCTCAGCCCGGAGGATGCGCTCCGGGTGCCGGTCGATGCGGAGGGGGAGGAGCAGTGGACTGCGCTGGAGCAGCTCGCCCACCTGTGCGAGATGGAGCGGACGTACGACGCCTGGGTACGGGCTGCGCTGCGGGAGGAGAACCCGGACCTTTCGAAGGTGCCGTGGCAGACGGTGCCCATCCCGGTCGAGGAGGCGAACCGGTACACCGTGGCGGACCTCCTGCGGCAGCTGGAGCTGGAGCGGCAATACACGCTGGGGCTGATCGACGGGATGCGGCTGGAGGATTTCGACCGCGTTGCGACCAGCCCGATGTTTGGGACGCTGACGGTACTGCAGTGGCTGCGGTCGTTCTACCGGCACGACCGGCAGCACACGGCGCAGATCCTCGGGCGGCAGAGCGACTACCAGCCGAACTTCAAGGGGCGGGAGCCGAACCAGCGGAGGGCGCGGCTCGAGCTGGTGGCGCGGCGGCAGCAGGGCCTGGGCTGA
- a CDS encoding ATP-dependent Clp protease ATP-binding subunit: MADRFDKFTERARRVLTLAQEEAHRFNHNYIGTEHILLGLVREGDGVAAKVLANLGVELNKVRSAVEFIIGRGDRTVLGEIGLTPRAKKVIELAVDEARRLNHSYIGTEHLLLGLVREGEGIAAGVLESLGVNLERVRAETTRILSQSAPQAATSGAGARQASRTPTVDQLGIDLTAAARNGQLDPVIGRSNELERVVQILSRRTKNNPVLIGEPGVGKTAIAELLAQRIVSGDVPETLQNKRLLTLDIGSLVAGTKYRGEFEERLKKVIEEIKAAGNCILFIDELHMLVGAGAAEGAVDAANILKPSLARGELQCIGATTLDEYRKHIERDAALERRFQPVMVEEPTVEEAIEILKGIRPRYEEHHKLKISDAALVAAAELSARYVSDRYLPDKAIDLIDEAASRVRIRRAATPPSLKEAMKGLESLRREKEQAIAAQQYEYAAELRDREVKLQDKIREMGEWEEGDAGIATPVVTDEDVAEVVSMWTGIPVARIASEESARLLRMEEALRSRVIGQDEAIETIARAVRRARAGLKDPRRPIGVFLFCGPTGVGKTELARALAEFMFGSQDNMIKLDMSEFSEKHTVSRLVGAPPGYVGYDDGGQLTDTVRRKSYCLVLLDEIEKAHPEVFNLLLQIFDEGRLSDAKGRKVDFRNTIIIMTSNVGSDLIKKDTSLGFATTTDEVKTHEERYQRMKEKVLTELKNVFKPEFLNRIDSTVVFRSLTKEDIRKIVDNELKKVEKTLNQKGVRLEVTEAGKDWLGEKGYDPVFGARPLRRVIQDNIEDRLSEMLLAGDFGTGDRVKVDRNPDADELTIETVREPQPVG, translated from the coding sequence ATGGCCGATCGGTTTGACAAATTCACAGAACGGGCGCGGCGCGTCCTGACCCTCGCCCAGGAAGAAGCACACCGCTTCAACCACAACTACATCGGCACCGAACACATCCTCCTGGGACTCGTCCGCGAAGGCGACGGTGTCGCAGCCAAGGTCCTCGCCAACCTCGGCGTCGAGCTCAACAAAGTCCGCTCTGCCGTCGAGTTCATCATCGGCCGCGGCGACCGCACCGTCCTCGGCGAAATCGGGCTTACCCCGCGCGCAAAAAAGGTCATCGAGCTCGCCGTCGATGAGGCGCGCCGCCTCAACCACAGCTACATCGGCACCGAACACCTGCTCCTCGGCCTCGTCCGCGAGGGCGAAGGCATCGCCGCCGGCGTCCTCGAAAGCCTCGGCGTCAACCTCGAGCGCGTTCGCGCCGAAACCACCCGCATACTCAGCCAGAGCGCGCCCCAGGCCGCGACCTCCGGCGCAGGCGCCCGCCAGGCCAGCCGCACTCCCACCGTCGACCAGCTCGGCATCGACCTGACCGCTGCCGCCCGCAACGGCCAGCTCGACCCCGTCATCGGCCGCTCCAACGAACTCGAGCGCGTCGTCCAGATCCTCTCCCGCCGGACCAAGAACAACCCGGTCCTCATCGGCGAGCCCGGCGTCGGCAAGACCGCCATCGCCGAGCTCCTCGCCCAGCGGATCGTCTCCGGCGATGTCCCCGAGACGCTCCAGAACAAGCGCCTCCTCACCCTCGATATCGGCTCCCTCGTCGCCGGCACCAAGTACCGCGGCGAGTTCGAAGAGCGCCTCAAGAAGGTCATCGAGGAGATCAAGGCCGCCGGCAACTGCATCCTCTTCATCGATGAGCTCCACATGCTCGTCGGCGCCGGAGCTGCCGAAGGCGCCGTCGATGCCGCCAACATCCTCAAGCCGTCGCTCGCACGCGGCGAGCTCCAGTGCATCGGCGCCACCACCCTCGACGAATACCGCAAGCACATCGAGCGCGATGCCGCCCTCGAGCGCCGCTTCCAGCCGGTCATGGTCGAAGAACCGACCGTCGAAGAAGCCATCGAAATCCTCAAGGGCATCCGCCCGCGCTACGAAGAGCACCACAAGCTCAAAATCAGCGACGCTGCCCTCGTGGCCGCCGCCGAGCTCTCGGCCCGCTACGTCAGCGATCGCTACCTGCCCGACAAGGCGATCGACCTCATCGATGAGGCCGCCAGCCGCGTCCGCATCCGCCGCGCAGCCACGCCGCCATCCCTCAAAGAAGCGATGAAGGGCCTCGAAAGCCTCCGCCGCGAAAAGGAGCAGGCGATCGCTGCCCAGCAGTACGAGTACGCCGCCGAGCTCCGCGACCGCGAAGTGAAGCTCCAGGACAAAATCCGCGAGATGGGCGAGTGGGAGGAGGGCGACGCCGGCATCGCGACCCCCGTCGTTACCGACGAGGACGTCGCCGAAGTCGTCTCGATGTGGACCGGCATCCCGGTCGCCCGCATCGCCAGCGAAGAAAGCGCCCGCCTCCTCCGCATGGAGGAAGCCCTCCGCAGCCGCGTCATCGGCCAGGACGAAGCGATCGAAACCATCGCCCGCGCCGTCCGCCGCGCCCGCGCCGGCCTCAAAGACCCGCGCCGCCCAATCGGCGTCTTCCTCTTCTGCGGCCCCACCGGCGTCGGCAAGACGGAGCTCGCCCGCGCCCTCGCCGAGTTCATGTTCGGCTCGCAGGACAACATGATTAAGCTCGACATGAGCGAGTTCAGCGAGAAGCACACCGTCTCGCGGCTCGTCGGCGCGCCCCCCGGCTACGTCGGCTACGACGACGGCGGCCAGCTCACGGACACCGTCCGCCGCAAGAGCTACTGCCTCGTTCTCCTCGACGAAATCGAAAAGGCGCACCCCGAAGTCTTCAACCTGCTCCTGCAAATCTTCGATGAGGGCCGCCTCTCCGACGCCAAGGGGCGGAAGGTCGACTTCCGCAACACCATCATCATCATGACCTCCAACGTCGGGTCCGACCTCATCAAGAAGGACACCTCCCTCGGCTTCGCGACCACCACCGATGAGGTCAAGACCCACGAAGAGCGCTACCAGCGCATGAAGGAGAAGGTCCTCACCGAGCTGAAGAACGTCTTCAAGCCCGAGTTCCTCAACCGCATCGACAGCACGGTCGTCTTCCGCTCCCTCACGAAGGAAGACATCCGGAAGATCGTCGACAACGAACTCAAGAAGGTCGAGAAGACGCTCAATCAGAAGGGTGTCCGCCTCGAAGTTACCGAGGCCGGCAAAGACTGGCTCGGCGAAAAGGGCTACGACCCGGTCTTCGGTGCCCGGCCGCTCCGCCGCGTCATCCAGGACAACATCGAAGACCGCCTCAGCGAGATGCTCCTCGCTGGCGACTTCGGCACCGGCGACAGGGTCAAGGTCGACCGCAACCCCGATGCGGACGAACTCACCATCGAAACCGTCCGCGAACCCCAGCCCGTCGGCTAA
- a CDS encoding VIT1/CCC1 transporter family protein, whose protein sequence is MTATPADIERYRRNLRDEVDGIALYRALAAAERDPHLREVFLRLAASEERHRDLWVARLREVGAEVPDFRPSFRVRILGWLARRFGTAAVSPIVARMESSAYTMYDDQPEAVAADLPRDERSHARLFRELARSTRSRPIDVDIARLEGRHRAGTGNALRAAVLGANDGLVSNLSLVMGVAGANPGRDVVLLAGLSGLLAGALSMALGEWISVRSSAEAFARQLEIERDELTLMPDEELEELVLIYRAKGLDEEEARATANRIMANRQKALDTLAREELGMSEDEAGNAWVAAITSFLTFSAGAIIPVLPWLIVGGVVGVAASAIASAVGLFGVGAAITLYTGRGILFSGARMLGFGLAASAITFGIGRLIGVSTGI, encoded by the coding sequence ATGACCGCCACGCCCGCTGACATCGAACGCTACCGACGTAATCTCCGCGACGAAGTCGATGGCATCGCGCTCTACCGCGCCCTTGCCGCGGCTGAGCGCGACCCCCACCTTCGCGAGGTCTTCCTCCGCCTCGCCGCCAGTGAGGAGCGCCACCGCGACCTCTGGGTCGCCAGGCTCCGCGAGGTCGGGGCCGAGGTTCCCGACTTCCGCCCCTCGTTCAGAGTCCGCATCCTCGGCTGGCTCGCCCGCCGATTCGGCACCGCCGCCGTCAGCCCCATCGTCGCCCGCATGGAAAGCTCCGCCTACACCATGTACGACGACCAGCCCGAGGCCGTCGCCGCCGACCTCCCGCGTGACGAGCGCTCACACGCCCGCCTCTTCCGCGAGCTCGCCCGCTCCACCCGCAGCCGGCCCATCGACGTCGATATCGCAAGGCTCGAAGGCCGCCATCGCGCCGGCACCGGCAACGCCCTTCGCGCCGCGGTCCTCGGCGCCAACGACGGGCTCGTCTCCAACCTCTCACTCGTCATGGGCGTCGCCGGCGCAAACCCCGGCCGAGACGTCGTCCTCCTTGCCGGTCTCTCCGGACTCCTGGCCGGCGCCCTCAGCATGGCCCTCGGCGAATGGATCAGCGTACGCAGCTCCGCCGAAGCCTTCGCCCGCCAGCTCGAAATCGAGCGCGACGAGCTCACGCTCATGCCCGATGAAGAACTCGAGGAGCTCGTCCTCATCTACCGCGCCAAAGGGCTCGACGAAGAAGAAGCGCGCGCCACAGCAAACCGGATTATGGCCAACCGCCAAAAAGCCCTCGATACCCTCGCCCGCGAAGAGCTCGGCATGTCGGAAGATGAGGCCGGGAACGCCTGGGTCGCTGCCATCACCTCATTCCTCACCTTCAGCGCCGGCGCAATCATCCCCGTCCTCCCGTGGCTCATCGTCGGCGGCGTCGTCGGCGTCGCGGCCAGCGCAATCGCCAGCGCCGTCGGCCTGTTCGGCGTGGGCGCTGCCATCACCCTCTATACCGGCCGCGGCATCCTCTTCTCCGGCGCGCGCATGCTCGGCTTCGGCCTCGCCGCCTCCGCCATCACCTTCGGCATCGGCAGGCTCATCGGCGTCAGCACCGGCATCTAG